Below is a genomic region from Govania unica.
TGCCGGTCAGGGCTTTGTCGAAATTCGGCGACTCTAGAAGCACGAAGCCGTTATCGGTTTTGTCGGTCCAGGTGTTGGCATAACCAGTGGTGATGTTGGTTTCCTGGCCTGCCGTGCTGGCTGAGGCTGGGGCGCTGTCGTCTGTGTCGCTGGCAGCCGCGGGTAGAGTGGCCTGATTCCAGGTCACTTCATCCGATGAAGCGTGAGAAACTGGTATATCGCGATGCAGCAATGCATAGATGCTGACAGTGGCCAGGCCGGCAACCGCAATAGCACCTGCAACAGCCCATTTTCTTGTCACCATTTCGATCGGCTCCTAGTTACAGCAATTTCCTGTTGCATCTCTTTTGGATTAATCCTCAAAGATGCCGTCGGCGCTGCTCTCTGCTTGGGATGTCCGACATGTCGGTCTCGGCAGGAGCAACTCATAGATTTATAGAAGCAATTCTTGTGCCACAGAACGGCGGTTGGATTTTATCGGGCACGTGCTGGGCGAACGTGCAAGTGCATCCTTGCAATAATCAGGAGCTTAGAATGGATTTCCTTAAGATCGTATTGATTTTATTGATTAATTATTGAAATGACTTAAGGGAATATAAAAAACTCAAATTCCCGTTCGATGTTGAGAGAAGTTTGTGACCTTTTCCCAACCCATGTCACGTTATTATGGTCTTGTGTCAAATTCGACCGTAAGTGTCGTCAAATCTTACAATGTCATCTTCACCGAGATAGCCGCCGGACTGTACCTCGATGATGTAAAGGGGGATTTTGCCCGGATTTTCAAGCCGATGGGTTGCACCTACGGGGATATATGTCGATTGGTTTTCATGCAGCATGATGATCTCGTCATCCCGGGTCACTCTGGCCGTACCCTGCACGACCACCCAATGTTCGGCGCGATGCATGTGCTTTTGGAGTGAGAGCTTTTCACCCGGGTTCACCACCAACCGCTTGACCTGATAGCGGTCGCCGCTATCGGCTGATTGATAGCTGCCCCAGGGACGATAGACAATTGTATGGCTCAGATGTTCGGTGCGCTTGCGGCGCGTGAGTTCCTCGACCACCGCTTTGATGTTCTGGGACTTGTTTTTATGGGCGACGACTACGGCGTCATCCATGGCCACGATCACGATATCCTCAAGCCCGACGGTGGCGACGACCGGCCCTTCGGAGCGGATGTAATTGTTGTCGCTGTCGATGGCGATGACATCGCCACGGATGGCGTTGCCGCGGTCGTCCTTGTCGGCGAGCAGGCAGAGAGCGCTCCAGGAGCCGACATCGCTCCATCCCATATCGACGGGCACAACGGCGGCGTCGGCGGTCTTTTCCATCACCGCATAATCGATCGAGTCGGAGGGCGACGCCTTGAAGGCGGCGGCATCGGGGCGGGTGAAGGACAGATCCGTTTTCGCGCCTGCGAGAGCCGCACGGCAGGCGTCGAGAATGGCTGGATTGAAGCGCTCAAGCTCGGCCAGATAAACATCGGCGCGGAGCATGAAAATCCCGGCGTTCCAGGAATAATTGCCGTCGGCAATATAACCTTCGGCGGTGGCGAGATCGGGCTTTTCGACAAAGCGGGAGACCGCAAAAACGCCCTGATGGCCGGGGAGCGCCGGGCCTGCTGCGATATAGCCATAGCCGGTTTCGGGAGCGGTCGGGGTGATGCCGAAGGTGACGAGTTTTCCGGCTGCAGCCGCGGCTGCGCCAGCGCTGACGGCATTGGAAAAACTGTCTGTGTTTTCAATCACATGATCGGACGGCATGACGAGCAAAATGGCTTCCGGATCACGGGCGGCAAGATAAAGGGCTGCGAGCGCTACGGCCGGTGCGGTGTTGCGTCCTTCGGGTTCAAGAATGATGCTGTCGGGGGTGATGCCGGACTGGCGCATCTGTTCGGCGATGATGAAGCGGTGATCCTCGTTGGCGACAATCAGCGGGGCACTGAAACGCGCGGCGTCGCTGATGCGGGACACGGTTTCCTGAAGCATCGAGCGATCGGTGACGAGAGGCAAAAGCTGTTTAGGAAACTGCGCCCGAGAGAGCGGCCAGAGTCGCGTGCCAACACCGCCCGACAGGATGACCGGATGAATGGTTGCGCTCACGGTATATGTCTCCCAAACGGTCGTTGAAAAATGCTGTCTGCCAAGCAGCTTATAATGCAAAGCCTAAGTTTTGGTAATGTCGAAACGGTGCACCTCGACAGAAGATAGTAATTACGTTAAAAATGAGATGTATTTTCCGTATAACATAAAATAAGTGTGTAATGAAATGACTGCCGAAGACCCTGAATTGCCGCTTGCCAATCTGCCGCGCCTTGAGCCCGGTTGGGTCTGGCTGGCCGGGGCAGGGCCGGGGGATCCCGGACTGTTGACCTTGCATACGTTGAACGGTCTGCGTCAGGCCGATGTGGTAGTCTATGACGCGCTTGTGGGGCCGGAGATCCTGACCCTCGCGCGGCCCCAAGCGCAGTTGCAATTCGCGGGCAAGCGCGGCGGCAAGCCATCGCCGACCCAGCGGGATATTTCGACGGCTTTGGTGGAGCATGCGCGGGCGGGACGCCGTGTGTTGCGGCTGAAGGGCGGCGATCCTCTGGTGTTCGGTCGCGGCGGAGAGGAGGCGCGGGCGCTTGTTGCCGCTGGCGTGCCGTTTCGTATTTTGCCGGGGATTTCAGCCGGGGTCGGCGGACTCGCTTATGCGGGTATTCCGGCGACTGACCGGCAGACCAATTCGGCGGTGACCTTTCTGTCCGGGTATGGTGCGGGTGGCGGGTTGCCCGCTGACATTGATCTTGTGGCTTTGGCGCAAAGCGGGACGACGCTTGTGGTCTTCATGGCGCTCAGTCATATCGCCGAGCTGGTGGAGCGGTTGCTTGCGGGCGGGCGTTCTGCGGCTGAGCCGGTGGCTCTGATCTCGAACGCGACCTTGCCGACGCAACGGGTGGTCGAGTCGACTCTGGGTGCCGTGGTGGGGCTCGCTGCCGAGGCCGGGATCGCCACGCCAGCCATGATGGTGGTGGGCGAGGTGGTGCGGTTGCGGGCGGCGCTTGACTGGTATGGGGCGCTCCATGAGGGGCGGACTCTCGTGGCCGATCCGCTTGGGATGCAGGCGCGGAAGGACGCCATCTGAGCGGCGGATGGGTGCTGGTTTTCCGGGTTGTGAGGGGCTATAAAGGCGCGACTTTATTCGTAAGTGAGTGGATCCATGAGCCAGCCGGACAACACCGCCCTCGGCCTGACAGGGCTGCCTTTTGATGATGTGAAGGCGGTTCTGCGCCATTTTCCCGATTGCAATGCCGCCATTGCGGCGGATGCGCGGGCACGGATGGCCGATCTTGCGGCTGATGATGTGCCGCTTGGCCGTCTCGCCAGTCTCGGGCCCTGGCTTGCCGGGTGGAAGGGCAATCGGCAGCCGCGTCTTGAGCGCATTGAACTTGCGATTTATGCGGCGCTTGCGGCTCCACATGACGATGCCGAAGCTCAGGAGAACGCGCGCAATCGCCTGACCCTTCTGGCGGCGGGTGGACATCCGGCCAATATCATGTGCCTCCGTCATGGGGTTGGTTTGAAGGTTTATGACCTCGCCCTTGATGTGCCGCATAGCGACTATCGAAGCGCTCCGGCGCTGTCGGAGGAAGACTGTGCCGCCACCATGGCGTTCGGCATGGAGGCCATCGTCAGTGAACCTGATCTTTTATGTCTTGCCCGTTTCGGTGCAGGCGGAGAGGCGGCGGCGACCGCCCTTGCTGCCGTGTTGCATCCGGAGCTTGCCGAGGATTTGCTGGCCGGGCTTGCCGTGGCGGACCGGGTTCATGCCCGTACCGGCATGAACCAGCATCAGGGACAAAGCGATCCGTTTGAACTGATGCGCCGTTTTGGCAGCCGTGACATGGCGGCCATTGTCGGCTCTATTCTGGCCGCGCGCACGCAGGGCGTGCCGGTGGTGCTCGATGGGTTTGTGCCGCTGGTGGCGGCGGCGGTTCTGCATGCGGCGTCCGACAGCAACATTGCCCATTGTTTGCTGGCGACACCGGGCAGCGTGGCGCAGCAGCGGTTGGCGGCGGCGCTTGGTCTTGTTCCGCTTGTGCAGGATGAGGCGGTGGGCGAAGGGGTTGGTGCCTTGCTTGCGGTGCCATTGCTGCGGGCGGCGGCTGATGTGCTTGCCCATTCCGTAACTCAGGCCGATGTGGCGGCGGCGGGCTGATGAGCGCGGCCCGGTTCGACCGTCTGCTGGCGGATATCCGGGCCTGCCGCATTTGCGTTGACTATCTGCCACTCGGCCCCAATCCGGTGATCCAGGCGAGCCGCACGGCACGCCTGATCATCTGCGGGCAGGCGCCGGGCCTACGGGTGCATCAGACCGGCATTCCCTTTAACGATCCAAGCGGCGATCGGTTGCGCGACTGGATGGGTCTGGACCGCGCGACCTTTTATGATGCGGCGCGCATCAGCATCATTCCCATGGGGTTCTGTTATCCGGGGCGTGATCCACGGGGCGGCGATATGCCGCCGCGGCCGGAATGCGCGGCCCATTGGCATGACCGGATTTTCGCGCAGCTGCCAAACCCGCGTCTGGTGCTTGCCATCGGCCAATATGCGCAGGCCTATCATCTCGCCGGGCGGACCAAGGGGAGTGTCGCCGCCACGGTGCGCGCCTGGGCCGAATATGGCCCCGATATCATTCCTCTGCCGCATCCATCGCCGCGCAATATGGGTTGGTTGCGCCGCAATCCCTGGTTCGAGGCCGAGGTCGTGCCCGTGCTGCGGGCGCGGGTGGCGGCTTATCTGCGGGACTGGCCGTCTCAGATGTGACGGCTGATGACTTTGCGCCAGGTCAGCCAGGCCACAAACAGCAGGCTATAGATCAGGAACGCCGCGCTTGATCCGAGGATGTCCCATAAAAGTTGCTTGAGCGGCTTATTGAGAAAGCTGAGGGCGCCGTTTCTGTCGGGGTCGACAGAGACATCCTGGGCCGGCGAGGCGAGCGGGTGGTTGCCGCTGTCATGACGATTGAGATCGGGGCTTGGGGTGAAATTGACGTTGGTCTGCATCACCAGCGCTTGACTGCTTCTGTTGTCGAGCATCATCAGCTGAGAAGATTTCGGATGTTCAATCAGCACAAATTGACGCAGCTCGTGCAGGCTTTCGGCCACCATGCCGCTCATGCGCAAGATGGGGTGCATTGCCTCAAGACCGAGCGAGCCGAGTGTCGTCTCGCCAGGAGAGGCGGTTGCGGCTGCTTTCTGAGGGTGGGTGGTGAGGATTTCCTGGCCCGTTGTTTGGGCGGATTGTTCGGGCTGGATGAGGGCATAGTCTTCGTCGGAGTCGTTGCCGTTGGCGGCGGGGTTCCGGGCGCGGACGGCAGTGGCAAAGAGACTGTTGGCGGTACGGTTCAATTCCCCGAGCAGATCCCCGTTCCCTGTGCTTTTGGCACCGCCGAAGGCGTCTGCTTCGTCGTCGCTGAGAGAAAATCCGCCGCCCTTTGATCCGTGCGACCGGGCAGCGCTTGCGAGGCTGTTATAAAGCGAGCGCATGGCGCGGCGTTCGTGACGGTCGAGCGCACGGTCAGGGCTCGATTGCACCGAGCTGGCCGAGGAACTGAAGCTGTTGGAGAGGCTGTCAGCGGTAAAAATCGCATCGAAGGAACTGCGGTACATCGGATCGCCAACGAGGGCGGCCCAACCATCGAGATCCGATTGATAATTGGCCAGCAAATTTGTTTGCGGGTCATAGCGAAAGGTCGGCACGGCAAGCGCTGTATGAGCGGCGGCTGCCAGGCATAAAAAAGTCACGGCCGCGTAGCGGACAAGGCGCACAGTTCCGCGCCTGCTCTTAACCAAGGTTAAGAGCCTGAGTCTTATCAAGTCAGTAGGATTCCCCACACCCATAAAACTCTCGCTCCCTGCGAGAGGTTTGTCGCAAACAGTCCTAATTTCAAGCTGCTTCCGGAGCAGTTTTGCCTCAGGCATGGTTAGGCACCGGGAAGCTGCCGCAATGGGAGCTCTTTAAACAAACCTTAAGAACGTTTCTGGCAAACTTTAGCACATACCAACGACGCGTTGGAATTTGAAAGGCTTAGTGAAGCTCATGGTTTTTGGCGCGCAGACATCAAATGGCCAAGATGTTAGTCAGAATAATGATGTAAAATCCCTATTGTCTGGCCAGGCCAGCTATTTGGAAGAAGGCCAAAAACTCGTGGACTTATATCGGAAGTGGTTCGATGTGATTCCGGCGCGGACAGATGACCTCGTGCGTTTGTCTCAGGAACTGCGCTACCAGGTTTATTGTGTCGAAACCGGCTTTGAAAATATTGATGAATTTCCGGATGGATTCGAAACTGATGCTTGTGATGAGCATGCGGTCTGCAGCCTGCTTATACATAAGCCGACGGGCATGGTCGCGGGCACTGTGCGCCTTATTTTGCCGACCGCAACGGCCAGTCTGCCAGTCCTGAATGTATCGCCCGAACTTTCCACCATGGGGAACGCTGAGTTGCCGCGGGAGCTTACCGGGGAAATTTCGCGATTCGCTATTTCCAAACAGTTTCGCAAGCGGCGCGAGGATACACTCATTCCGGCGCTTTATGACACCAGTGATCCGGGTCATGACCAGCGGGTCATTCCGCATATCACTCTGGGCCTTATGCAGGCGATTCTCAGCATGAGCATCGAAAACGGCATCAGCCATCTTGCGATTATGGTCGAACCGGCTTTGGACCGGCTGATCCGCAAGCTTGGCATTATTTTTACGCCGGTCGGACCCTTGATCAATTATCACGGCAAGCGCCGGGTGCATATGCGCGAGATAGGCAGTCTTCTGGACGATGTTTTCGCCCGGCGACCAGAAATCTGGGAAGTCCTGACCAACAGTGGCAATCTTTGGCCGGCACCGCCTGACCGGACTTGACGGCACCCATCATAAACGAACTTTAAAGCTTCTCTGTGTAAATATATAAGCCTGAGTACAGGGTCTGTGCCGACATGCGTTGTCGATGACCTGTGCCTGGGCTAAGGTCGTGCTCTTCTCGCCAGGGTGGCGATAGGGTCGCAGAGATAGCAATTCTCACGGCGTCGCAATGACGGTTGCATAGGTGGGGTGGATAGTGACTTCAGGTCCTTTGAACAAACAAGCTCGTATCAGCACATATCGGTCGTCTTTACGTTCGAAGCTTCCATCGGTTTTGTCTTCGGTGATGCTGTTGATGGCTGTGGGCGGCATGACGCTCGGTCTTGCGGCTTGCGATCAGAAGGCCAGCTATACCCTTGAACAGCATATGGACCGCGCCAAAGACTTTCGCATGAAAGGCGACCTCAGGGCGGCGACGATTGAGTTGAAAGCGGCGCTGAAGGATACGCCCGATGCGGCGGCGGCGCGGTTGCTGCTGGGCCAGGTCTATATCGACATGGAAGACGGTCTGGCCGCCGAAAAGGAGCTGCAACTGGCGAAAAAAGCCGGTGTTGACCCCCTTTCGGTCATGGCGCCACTTGCCGAGGCCTTGCAGCTGCAGGGCGAATATCAGAAAAACCTCAAAGAGTTAATCATCGGAACAGATCTGCCGGTGCCAACTCAGTCAGCACTCTATGTTGTGCGGGGCGATGCCTATCGCGGCCTGAGCAATTACGATGAGGCGCGGGAAGCTTATGAGACGGCGTTGAAGCTCAATTCAAACAATGTGCTGGGCTATGTTGGGCTGGCCAATATTGACATTGCGCGGGGCAATCTCACGGACGCCAAAAAATTCCGCGATCTGGCGGTGCGGGTCGATCCGAGCCATGTGAAGGTTCTGACCCTTGACGGCGATCTTGCGGCGGCGGGCGGCGATTATAAAACGGCTGCTGCGGCTTTTGAAAAACTGATCAAACTGCGTCCTGACAGTATTTTCATTCGTACGGTTCTGGCCTGGTCGCAATTGAATAACAATCAGCCCAAAGAGGCGAAGGAAAATATCAGCAAGGTTCTGGCTGTTGCACCGGATTATCCACCGGCGAACCATGTGGCCGCGGTCGTGGCTTATCAGGGCAAGAAATTTGCTGAAGCCGTCGACTATGCCGACCGTGTTCTGGCGGTGGCCCCGGATCGCATGCCGAGTCTGTTGGTGCAGGGAGCCGCGAACTTTGCCCTTGGCCGCAAGGAACAGGCCTATGCCGCCATCAACCGTTATCTGGCGGCTGTTCCTGGCGATATTGGGGCGCGCAAGCTGATGGCCCGGATCCAGATGGCGCTCGGCCGTTCGGATGATGCCTTTCAGACTTTGAACATCCTGGCGAAATCGGACAATAAGGATTCGGAGCTTTTGAACCTCCTGGCTCAGGCCTCGCTGCAAAAGGGCGACCTGGCCATGGGCCGGAGCTATCTTGAGCAGTCGCTTGAGCTCAATCCTGCGTCGGCGTCCACGACGGCTCAGCTTGGCATGACCCAGATTGCCAGCGGTAATGTGGACAAGGGACTTAGCGAGCTTGAAAAGTCGATCACCATGGACCCGAAGTCTTTTGAGAAGCGGGTGATCCTGACGCTTGAACAACTGCGGGCCGGCAAATCGGATGAGGCCATCGCCAGTGCGCGGCAACTTCAGAAATTGGAGCCGAAACGCGCGGCCGGGTTCACCCTTGAGGGGATCGGGCTTGCGGAGAAGAAAGATCTGGCTGGGTCTAAAGCCGCGTTCGAGGCCGCCCTGAAAGCAGAGCCGGGCAACCAGAATGCGAGCTTCAATCTGGTGCGCTTTGCTGTGGTGGAGAAAAAGCCGGATGAAGTCAAACGTCTCCTCGAAGGCGTGCTGAAGGTCCATCCGAAAGATCAGAAGGCGCAGTTGATGCTGGCTGACCTCGCGCGGGAGGGCGGCCATCAGGTGGAACGGATCGCTTTGCTGGAAAAAGCGGTGGAGAGTCAGCCGGGGGCTCGCGAGCCTGCGATCTTCCTGGCTCAGGCCTATCTTGAAACCCGCGATTACATGAAGGCGCTTGCCGTCACCCAGAAAGTGCAGTCGATCTATCCGAATGACCCGGCCTTGCTTGAGGTGATCGGGCAGGGCGAAATGATGGCGGGGCAACCTGAGAATGCCATCATCACCTTTGAAAAATTGACCTCTGCGGCGCCGCGGGATGCGCAAAGCCACTATCTGCTCGGGTCGGCACTGTTGGCCCAGGGCAATCTGCCGCGTGCCCGGGAGGCACTGGACGGGGCGCTGCGGATTAACCCGAAGCATACGGCCGCACGCTTTGCCATGGTGCAGGTGCTGGCCAATCTTGGACAGGTTGAGCAGGCGAACGAACTGCTTGCGACCTTGGTTCATGATAAGCCCGCCGGCCTCAGTCCCGTCAGTCTTGATGAGGCGCAGGGTTATGTGGCCTTGGCGAAAAAAGATTATGGGCAGGCGATCACGAGCTTCGGCACGGTTTATAAGCTGCAGCCGAACAGTGTCAATCTGCGGCGGCTGTCGGAGGCGAAAATGCTTGGCGGCAAGCCGGATGCGGCGGTGGCGGACCTGACTGCCTGGCTCGTGAAGTACCCGAATGATACGGCGACGCGGTTTCATCTGGCCAATACGAACCTTGGCCTCAAGCGCTTTGACGCGGCGGCGCAGGGCTATGAAACCCTTTTGAAGACGGAGAAGAACAATCCGCTTGTGCTGAACAATCTGGCCTGGACCTACCACAACAAGGGACAAACGCCCGAGGCGGTGCGGACGATCGAAAAAGCCTTGGCGCTGCGCTCCGACCAGCCTGATATTCTGGATACGGCGGGTAGTATTTATATGGGGGCCAAACGGTTGGGCGATGCTGTGACAATCCTGCGGAAGGCGGTCGATCTCGCACCGCAAGCTCTCGACATTCGCCGCCATTATGCGGAAGCTTTGCTCGCGGCGGGTCGCAAACGTGAGGCGGGCGAGGTTCTCCGGGATCTTCTTGCTGGAAACTATGCGATCGACAACCGCAAGGAGATTGAGCATATGCTGCAGCTGGCCAATAGCAAGTAACAGGCGGAGCACCCTCAGATGTCCGTTCCCGAGCAGTTCAAGTCCTCGGCGGCCGCCATTGTCGGCGCTGATAATGTCCTGTTCGGGGATGATTTCCCGCAGCCGCCCACGACCAGCCCACGGGTGCGGAGTCTGGCCGGGCGCGTCTGTCCGGGATCGAGCAGCGAAGTCGCGGCGATTTTGAAACTGGCCACGGCGGAAGGGGTTGCCGTTTATCCCGTCAGTACCGGACGCAACTGGGGCTATGGCGATGCCATACCGCCGCGCGACGGGGCCATATTGTTGGACCTTGGCCGCATGAACCGCATCCGGGCGGTTGACGAACAGCTGGCCTATGCGGTGATTGAACCAGGGGTGACGCAGGGCGCGCTTTATGATCATCTGCGGGAACGCGGGCTAAAATTATGGCTCGATTGCACCGGCGCCGGGCCTGATGGCGGGATCATTGGCAATGTGCTTGAGCGCGGGTTTGGCCATACGCCTTATGGCGATCGGTTTTTGGCGGTGGCCGGGCTTGAGATCGCGCTGCCCACGGGGGAAATCCTGAAAACCGGCTTTGGCCGCTATGACAATTCCACGGTGACGCATCTTTATCCTTACGGTGTCGGCCCCGTGCTTGACGGCTTGTTCAGTCAGTCGGGCATGGGGGTGGTGACCAGTCTTGGGCTATGGCTGATGCCGGAGCCGGAGTATTTCTGCGCCGCCGTTGTGATGGTCAAAGACAGCGCCGCGATCGCGCCCTTGATCGAGCGGCTGCGGCCCTTGAGGCTGGACGGCACGCTTAAAAGCATTGTGCATATTGGCAATGACATGCGTCTGATTGGCGGGCGTCAGCGCTATCCCTATGAAGCTTTGGGGGGCCTTACACCGTTGCCCGAGGATGTCCGAGCGGATCTTCGCCGGCAATATGGTATTGCGGCCTGGTCCTTGACGGCCGGTTTTTACGGCAGTCGCAGCCAGGTCAAGGCTGGGGTCAAGCGGCTGCGTCAGGCTTTGCAGGGGCTTCCGGCCAAAGTTATGGTTGTGGATGAACGTCTGCTGGCGCTTGGTCGCCGGGCATCCGGGATGCTGCCGCAGGCCGGCATGGGGGAGCGCCTCCGCCGCATGGTGGGGGAAGGCGAGGAGGCCATCGGCCTGTTGCGCGGCAAACCGACCCGGCATTTCCTGGCCGGAGCATATTGGCGCAACCGCCGCGCCTCTACGGGGCCGAGCTTCGGGCATGATCCGGCCGCGGACGGCTGCGGTCTGTTGTGGCTTGCCCCGGTTATTCCCATGACGGGCGATCATGCCGCCCGGCTGGTGGCGTTGGCCGAACTCATTCTGCGGGATTACGGCTTTGAATGTCCGCTGACCTTCAGCATGGTCACGGCGCGTGCTCTCGCAGCCATCATGACCATCTGCTTTGACCGCGACAACGAGGAAGAAGCAGCGGCCGCCGCAG
It encodes:
- a CDS encoding mannose-1-phosphate guanylyltransferase/mannose-6-phosphate isomerase, which encodes MSATIHPVILSGGVGTRLWPLSRAQFPKQLLPLVTDRSMLQETVSRISDAARFSAPLIVANEDHRFIIAEQMRQSGITPDSIILEPEGRNTAPAVALAALYLAARDPEAILLVMPSDHVIENTDSFSNAVSAGAAAAAAGKLVTFGITPTAPETGYGYIAAGPALPGHQGVFAVSRFVEKPDLATAEGYIADGNYSWNAGIFMLRADVYLAELERFNPAILDACRAALAGAKTDLSFTRPDAAAFKASPSDSIDYAVMEKTADAAVVPVDMGWSDVGSWSALCLLADKDDRGNAIRGDVIAIDSDNNYIRSEGPVVATVGLEDIVIVAMDDAVVVAHKNKSQNIKAVVEELTRRKRTEHLSHTIVYRPWGSYQSADSGDRYQVKRLVVNPGEKLSLQKHMHRAEHWVVVQGTARVTRDDEIIMLHENQSTYIPVGATHRLENPGKIPLYIIEVQSGGYLGEDDIVRFDDTYGRI
- the cobA gene encoding uroporphyrinogen-III C-methyltransferase, which encodes MTAEDPELPLANLPRLEPGWVWLAGAGPGDPGLLTLHTLNGLRQADVVVYDALVGPEILTLARPQAQLQFAGKRGGKPSPTQRDISTALVEHARAGRRVLRLKGGDPLVFGRGGEEARALVAAGVPFRILPGISAGVGGLAYAGIPATDRQTNSAVTFLSGYGAGGGLPADIDLVALAQSGTTLVVFMALSHIAELVERLLAGGRSAAEPVALISNATLPTQRVVESTLGAVVGLAAEAGIATPAMMVVGEVVRLRAALDWYGALHEGRTLVADPLGMQARKDAI
- a CDS encoding nicotinate-nucleotide--dimethylbenzimidazole phosphoribosyltransferase, whose product is MSQPDNTALGLTGLPFDDVKAVLRHFPDCNAAIAADARARMADLAADDVPLGRLASLGPWLAGWKGNRQPRLERIELAIYAALAAPHDDAEAQENARNRLTLLAAGGHPANIMCLRHGVGLKVYDLALDVPHSDYRSAPALSEEDCAATMAFGMEAIVSEPDLLCLARFGAGGEAAATALAAVLHPELAEDLLAGLAVADRVHARTGMNQHQGQSDPFELMRRFGSRDMAAIVGSILAARTQGVPVVLDGFVPLVAAAVLHAASDSNIAHCLLATPGSVAQQRLAAALGLVPLVQDEAVGEGVGALLAVPLLRAAADVLAHSVTQADVAAAG
- a CDS encoding uracil-DNA glycosylase family protein, whose product is MSAARFDRLLADIRACRICVDYLPLGPNPVIQASRTARLIICGQAPGLRVHQTGIPFNDPSGDRLRDWMGLDRATFYDAARISIIPMGFCYPGRDPRGGDMPPRPECAAHWHDRIFAQLPNPRLVLAIGQYAQAYHLAGRTKGSVAATVRAWAEYGPDIIPLPHPSPRNMGWLRRNPWFEAEVVPVLRARVAAYLRDWPSQM
- a CDS encoding PEP-CTERM/exosortase system-associated acyltransferase; amino-acid sequence: MVFGAQTSNGQDVSQNNDVKSLLSGQASYLEEGQKLVDLYRKWFDVIPARTDDLVRLSQELRYQVYCVETGFENIDEFPDGFETDACDEHAVCSLLIHKPTGMVAGTVRLILPTATASLPVLNVSPELSTMGNAELPRELTGEISRFAISKQFRKRREDTLIPALYDTSDPGHDQRVIPHITLGLMQAILSMSIENGISHLAIMVEPALDRLIRKLGIIFTPVGPLINYHGKRRVHMREIGSLLDDVFARRPEIWEVLTNSGNLWPAPPDRT
- the prsT gene encoding XrtA/PEP-CTERM system TPR-repeat protein PrsT — protein: MNKQARISTYRSSLRSKLPSVLSSVMLLMAVGGMTLGLAACDQKASYTLEQHMDRAKDFRMKGDLRAATIELKAALKDTPDAAAARLLLGQVYIDMEDGLAAEKELQLAKKAGVDPLSVMAPLAEALQLQGEYQKNLKELIIGTDLPVPTQSALYVVRGDAYRGLSNYDEAREAYETALKLNSNNVLGYVGLANIDIARGNLTDAKKFRDLAVRVDPSHVKVLTLDGDLAAAGGDYKTAAAAFEKLIKLRPDSIFIRTVLAWSQLNNNQPKEAKENISKVLAVAPDYPPANHVAAVVAYQGKKFAEAVDYADRVLAVAPDRMPSLLVQGAANFALGRKEQAYAAINRYLAAVPGDIGARKLMARIQMALGRSDDAFQTLNILAKSDNKDSELLNLLAQASLQKGDLAMGRSYLEQSLELNPASASTTAQLGMTQIASGNVDKGLSELEKSITMDPKSFEKRVILTLEQLRAGKSDEAIASARQLQKLEPKRAAGFTLEGIGLAEKKDLAGSKAAFEAALKAEPGNQNASFNLVRFAVVEKKPDEVKRLLEGVLKVHPKDQKAQLMLADLAREGGHQVERIALLEKAVESQPGAREPAIFLAQAYLETRDYMKALAVTQKVQSIYPNDPALLEVIGQGEMMAGQPENAIITFEKLTSAAPRDAQSHYLLGSALLAQGNLPRAREALDGALRINPKHTAARFAMVQVLANLGQVEQANELLATLVHDKPAGLSPVSLDEAQGYVALAKKDYGQAITSFGTVYKLQPNSVNLRRLSEAKMLGGKPDAAVADLTAWLVKYPNDTATRFHLANTNLGLKRFDAAAQGYETLLKTEKNNPLVLNNLAWTYHNKGQTPEAVRTIEKALALRSDQPDILDTAGSIYMGAKRLGDAVTILRKAVDLAPQALDIRRHYAEALLAAGRKREAGEVLRDLLAGNYAIDNRKEIEHMLQLANSK
- a CDS encoding FAD-binding protein, translating into MSVPEQFKSSAAAIVGADNVLFGDDFPQPPTTSPRVRSLAGRVCPGSSSEVAAILKLATAEGVAVYPVSTGRNWGYGDAIPPRDGAILLDLGRMNRIRAVDEQLAYAVIEPGVTQGALYDHLRERGLKLWLDCTGAGPDGGIIGNVLERGFGHTPYGDRFLAVAGLEIALPTGEILKTGFGRYDNSTVTHLYPYGVGPVLDGLFSQSGMGVVTSLGLWLMPEPEYFCAAVVMVKDSAAIAPLIERLRPLRLDGTLKSIVHIGNDMRLIGGRQRYPYEALGGLTPLPEDVRADLRRQYGIAAWSLTAGFYGSRSQVKAGVKRLRQALQGLPAKVMVVDERLLALGRRASGMLPQAGMGERLRRMVGEGEEAIGLLRGKPTRHFLAGAYWRNRRASTGPSFGHDPAADGCGLLWLAPVIPMTGDHAARLVALAELILRDYGFECPLTFSMVTARALAAIMTICFDRDNEEEAAAAAACYEAATKAFIAAGYPPYRLASQFMSSAVQDPADPYWQTVSRLKAALDPAGILAPGRYQP